The following proteins are encoded in a genomic region of Sparus aurata chromosome 11, fSpaAur1.1, whole genome shotgun sequence:
- the efcab7 gene encoding EF-hand calcium-binding domain-containing protein 7, with amino-acid sequence MSFQESPRPSDEEEAFYMHCRAAYLAVFRSSLTNIASKQQLCRALQQAGRNPSHATLSKYWTSTTSKLNFDDFCEILKCEKKTEEAELLRAFKKMDVNGDGYISHSELEKALTNSGEKMTTEEVNAIFSLLDVNKDGKLDYAEFCRLLVSTVERCQMALLERLEANAKLKRQNFGSQSYSPPKSSMSSSAAAASQAAATLPQPPETPRTDSDTTLKKDSRSSSRPSSARSRRSSLSNPITMTSSSTKTSKVQEPSGLQEWHHSDVKGCFFLEDDGSISSLQYQLHIPQTTNVYLTILPLSLSHRPDKPSSWMTVDTALFVTSAGETKEDSTFVCFTESKDKEKYVWRGELNAGTYYLLPFTSGCKIKKKSKKNLSIKPVELVYRTDTGELDLTTELREVLSDIFEVIDMDGNGLLSLEEYNFFELRTSGEKCDKDAWAVCKENFDMRKNQLTRQGFMELNLMEATEKDGDPSDLWVTLEAMGYNRMLELVDACPFQIDVHCEGTQPSIQPLSLDSGPKLLNQALQKSITTRTGAKALRGQDNIFIYTYRGEHRISSLIANKTNQKVTVHVNNEQSRNCCSSRGMSVFAVEVPARTKMVCQHVLPINDRQDWTYSCVETILPCT; translated from the exons ATGTCTTTTCAAGAGTCACCCCGTCCttctgatgaagaggaggcttTCTACATGCACTGCAGAGCCGCATACTTAGCTGTGTTCAGATCTAGTTTGACGAATATAGCTTCGAAACAGCAGCTATGTCGTG CTCTCCAGCAGGCTGGTAGAAATCCATCCCATGCAACTCTCAGTAAATACTGGACCTCAACAACATCCAAACTGAACTTTGACGACTTCTGTGAGATTCTTAAGTGTGAGAAGAAGACTGAGGAGGCCGAGCTGCTGAGAGCCTTCAAAAAGATGGATGTGAACGGAGACGGCTACATTTCACACAGTGAACTGGAGAAGGCCCTCACCAAT AGTGGGGAGAAAATGACCACTGAAGAGGTGAATGCTATTTTCTCATTACTTGACGTCAACAAAGATGGGAAACTGGACTATGCAGAA TTCTGCAGATTGCTTGTGTCTACAGTGGAGCGGTGTCAGATGGCTCTTTTGGAGAGGCTTGAGGCTAATGCCAAGCTGAAGAGACAGAACTTTGGCAGTCAGTCATACAGCCCTCCGAAGAGCTCCatgtcatcatcagcagcagcagcatcgcAAGCGGCAGCGACTCTGCCTCAGCCTCCAGAAACACCAAGGACAGACTCAGACACGACACTCAAGAAAG ACAGCCGATCATCCTCTCGTCCTTCTTCCGCTCGCAGCAGACGGTCTTCCCTGTCCAACCCAATCACTATGACGTCGAGCAGCACCAAGACCAGCAAAGTACAAGAGCCCTCGGGCTTACAG GAGTGGCATCATAGTGATGTGAAGGGCTGTTTCTTCTTGGAGGATGATGGGAGTATCAGCTCCCTGCAGTACCAGCTCCATATCCCGCAGACGACCAACGTCTACCTAACAATCCTACCACTCAGCCTCAGCCACAGACCAG ACAAGCCGTCTTCATGGATGACAGTGGACACGGCACTTTTTGTGACATCAGCCGGCGAAACCAAAGAAGACtcaacatttgtgtgtttcactgagtcaaaagacaaagaa AAGTATGTCTGGAGAGGAGAATTGAATGCTGGGACTTATTACCTGCTTCCCTTCACCAGTGgctgcaaaataaagaaaaaaagcaaaaagaaccTTTCTATTAAACCCGTAGAGCTCGTCTACAGGACGGACACTGGAGAACTAGACCTCACCACAGAGCTCag GGAGGTGCTGTCCGACATCTTTGAGGTGATCGACATGGATGGAAATGGTTTGCTCAGTCTTGAGGAGTACAATTTCTTTGAGCTGAGGACCAGTGGAGAGAAATGTGACAAGGACGCCTGGGCTGTCTGCAAAG AGAACTTTGATATGAGAAAGAACCAGCTGACACGGCAGGGCTTCATGGAGCTGAACCTGATGGAGGCcacagagaaagatggagacCCTTCTGACCTGTGGGTCACCCTGGAAGCCATGGGCTACAACCGAATGCTGGAGCTAGTAGAT GCTTGTCCGTTCCAGATAGACGTCCACTGTGAAGGCACTCAGCCATCCATCCAGCCACTCAGTTTGGACTCCGGCCCCAAGCTTCTGAACCAGGCCCTCCAGAAGTCCATCACAACCAGGACAGGGGCCAAAGCACTGCGGGGACAAGACAACATCTTTATCTACACCTACAGAGGAGAACATAGGATCTCCTCCCTCATAGCCAACAAG ACCAACCAGAAAGTGACTGTCCATGTGAACAATGAGCAGAGCAGgaactgctgcagcagcagaggaatgAGTGTGTTCGCCGTCGAGGTGCCAGCCAGGACCAAGATG GTGTGCCAACACGTCCTGCCCATCAATGACAGGCAGGACTGGACCTACAGCTGTGTGGAGACGATACTACCCTGCACTTAA